A genomic window from Bordetella genomosp. 9 includes:
- the phnC gene encoding phosphonate ABC transporter ATP-binding protein produces the protein MTYAIEVRGLSKSFRAGQKALDDVSLQVRDGEMVALLGASGSGKSTLLRHLAGFVAGDTGAGEIRVNGDLIQRNGRISRDVRRARAGIGFVFQQFNLVGRLPVITNVLAGMLPRVPLYRSLLRWFLRAEVQVGLDALAQVGIEGHAFQRASNLSGGQQQRAAIARTLVQNARTILADEPIASLDPESSRRVMDTLAQINRTRGVAVVVSLHQVDVAMRYCPRVVALRHGKVVYDGPSAQLTAQMLRDLYGAELDELMPAAQARDGGPAEGAAPQPSLGRPQLAAA, from the coding sequence ATGACTTATGCGATCGAAGTGCGCGGACTCAGCAAGTCCTTCCGCGCCGGACAGAAGGCGCTGGACGACGTGAGCCTGCAAGTGCGCGACGGTGAAATGGTGGCGCTGCTGGGCGCTTCGGGATCGGGCAAGTCCACGCTGCTGCGCCATCTGGCCGGCTTCGTCGCGGGCGACACCGGGGCCGGCGAGATCCGCGTCAACGGCGACCTGATCCAGCGCAACGGCCGCATCAGCCGCGACGTCCGCCGCGCGCGCGCCGGCATCGGTTTCGTATTCCAGCAATTCAACCTGGTGGGCCGCCTGCCTGTCATTACCAATGTGCTGGCCGGCATGCTGCCGCGCGTGCCGCTGTATCGCAGCCTGCTGCGCTGGTTCCTGCGCGCGGAAGTGCAGGTCGGCCTGGACGCGCTGGCGCAGGTCGGCATCGAAGGCCATGCCTTCCAGCGCGCATCCAATCTGTCCGGCGGGCAGCAGCAGCGCGCGGCCATTGCCCGCACGCTGGTGCAGAACGCGCGCACCATCCTGGCCGACGAACCCATCGCGTCGCTCGATCCGGAATCGTCGCGCCGCGTCATGGATACGCTGGCGCAGATCAACCGTACCCGCGGCGTGGCCGTCGTGGTGTCGCTGCACCAGGTCGACGTGGCCATGCGCTATTGCCCCCGCGTGGTCGCGCTGCGCCACGGCAAGGTCGTGTATGACGGCCCGTCCGCCCAATTGACCGCGCAGATGCTGCGCGACCTGTACGGCGCCGAACTCGACGAGCTGATGCCGGCCGCGCAGGCGCGGGACGGCGGACCGGCCGAAGGCGCGGCGCCGCAACCTTCCCTCGGGCGTCCGCAGCTGGCGGCCGCCTAG
- the phnD gene encoding phosphonate ABC transporter substrate-binding protein, with amino-acid sequence MLRRTFCALIATAALTAPAFAQDAKTLNFGIISTESSSNLRSGWQPVIDDLSKAIGVPVKPFFASDYAGIIEGMRFNKVQMAWYGNLSAIEAVDRSQGEVFAHVIDKDGNPGYWSVLVTAKNGKIATLDDVLKNGKGMSYGAGDPNSTSGTAVPGYYLWAANKIDPKTFFKNFRIANHETNLLSAMNGQVDVAITNTEAMERYKINTGKSPEDSVRVLWKSPLIPADPLVWRTDLPADLKQKIQAFFVNYGKSGPNAAQELKNLQALTYKGFVASDNGQLLPIRQINLAGQRAKVEHDTTLSAQEKQQKLAEMDARLAELSKQVAAAKSQ; translated from the coding sequence ATGCTTCGCAGAACCTTTTGCGCCCTGATCGCGACCGCTGCCCTGACCGCCCCGGCGTTCGCCCAGGACGCGAAGACCCTGAATTTCGGCATCATTTCGACGGAATCGTCGTCCAATCTGCGCAGCGGCTGGCAGCCTGTCATCGATGACCTGAGCAAGGCGATCGGCGTGCCGGTCAAGCCCTTCTTCGCTTCCGACTACGCCGGCATCATCGAAGGCATGCGCTTCAACAAGGTGCAGATGGCCTGGTACGGCAACCTGTCGGCCATCGAGGCCGTGGATCGTTCGCAGGGGGAAGTGTTCGCCCACGTCATCGACAAGGACGGCAATCCCGGCTACTGGTCGGTGCTGGTGACGGCCAAGAACGGCAAGATCGCCACCCTGGACGACGTGCTGAAGAACGGCAAGGGCATGAGCTACGGCGCGGGCGATCCCAACTCCACGTCCGGTACGGCCGTTCCCGGCTACTACCTGTGGGCCGCCAACAAGATCGATCCCAAGACCTTCTTCAAGAACTTCCGCATCGCGAACCACGAAACCAACCTGCTGTCGGCGATGAACGGCCAGGTGGACGTGGCCATCACCAATACGGAAGCCATGGAGCGCTACAAGATCAACACCGGCAAGTCGCCCGAGGATTCCGTGCGCGTGCTGTGGAAGTCGCCGCTGATCCCGGCCGATCCGCTGGTGTGGCGCACCGACCTGCCAGCCGACCTGAAGCAGAAGATCCAGGCCTTCTTCGTCAACTACGGCAAGAGCGGTCCCAACGCCGCGCAGGAGCTGAAGAACCTGCAGGCGCTGACCTACAAGGGCTTCGTCGCGTCGGACAACGGCCAGTTGCTGCCGATCCGCCAGATCAACCTGGCCGGCCAGCGCGCCAAGGTCGAGCACGACACCACGCTGAGCGCCCAGGAAAAGCAGCAGAAGCTGGCGGAAATGGACGCCAGGCTGGCCGAGCTGTCCAAGCAGGTCGCCGCCGCGAAGTCCCAGTAA
- a CDS encoding DnaJ C-terminal domain-containing protein, whose amino-acid sequence MEFKDYYDILGVERGVGDDELRRAYRKLARQYHPDVSTEPNAEARMRDINEAYDVLRDAEKRAAYDDLAAGVSAGGGHRPPPGWDQGFEFTSANGAEDADFSEFFSSLFGNATRKRTRGFRARGEDHHATIEVDLEDALHGAEREISLRSMKMDEQGRPRLQERKLSVKIPPGIREGQRIRLAGQGMAGYAGGGAGDLYLEVRLKPHRLYRVDGRDLSLTLPVAPWEAALGGTVTAPTPGGPVEVAIPAGSRNGGKLRLKGRGLPGKPPGDLYLELEVVLPPANTPAMQEAYRNLQRQAPFDPRANLGR is encoded by the coding sequence ATGGAGTTCAAAGACTATTACGACATTCTGGGCGTGGAACGCGGCGTGGGCGACGACGAGCTGCGCCGTGCCTATCGCAAGCTGGCGCGGCAATACCATCCCGACGTCAGCACCGAGCCCAATGCGGAAGCGCGCATGCGCGACATCAACGAGGCCTATGACGTCCTGCGCGACGCGGAAAAGCGCGCCGCTTATGACGACCTGGCGGCCGGCGTATCGGCGGGCGGCGGGCATCGGCCGCCGCCGGGCTGGGACCAGGGCTTCGAGTTCACGTCGGCCAACGGGGCGGAAGACGCCGACTTCAGCGAGTTCTTTTCGTCGCTGTTCGGCAACGCGACCCGCAAGCGGACGCGCGGGTTCCGCGCGCGTGGCGAGGACCACCACGCCACCATCGAAGTCGACCTGGAAGACGCCCTGCATGGCGCCGAACGGGAGATCAGCCTGCGGTCCATGAAAATGGACGAGCAGGGACGTCCGCGGCTGCAGGAGCGCAAGCTCAGCGTGAAGATTCCTCCCGGCATCCGCGAAGGCCAGCGCATCCGCCTGGCGGGGCAGGGCATGGCCGGCTACGCGGGCGGCGGCGCGGGCGACCTGTATCTGGAGGTCCGTCTCAAGCCGCACCGGCTGTACCGCGTCGACGGCCGCGACCTGTCCTTGACCTTGCCCGTGGCGCCCTGGGAAGCGGCGCTGGGCGGCACCGTGACGGCGCCCACGCCGGGCGGTCCGGTGGAGGTCGCGATACCCGCGGGGTCGCGCAATGGCGGCAAGCTGCGCCTGAAAGGGCGCGGACTGCCGGGCAAGCCGCCGGGCGATCTGTACCTGGAGCTGGAGGTCGTGCTGCCGCCGGCCAATACGCCGGCGATGCAGGAGGCCTACCGCAACCTGCAGCGCCAGGCGCCTTTCGATCCACGCGCCAACCTGGGCAGGTAA
- the mog gene encoding molybdopterin adenylyltransferase, translated as MSNTVTRLARRHPDELIVGLVSVSDRASQGAYQDQGIPALREWLGQALASPWQAVDRLIPDERDGISATLIELVDQAGCDLVLTTGGTGPARRDVTPEATLAVATREMPGFGEQMRQISLKFVPTAILSRQVAVLRETADHAALIINLPGQPKAIKETLEGLRGQDGAVAVPGIFAAVPYCIDLIGGPYMETRPEVVKAFRPKSAIRG; from the coding sequence ATGAGCAATACCGTCACGCGCCTTGCGCGCCGCCATCCCGATGAACTGATCGTGGGCCTGGTGTCCGTGTCCGACCGCGCGTCGCAGGGCGCCTACCAGGACCAGGGCATCCCCGCGCTGCGGGAATGGCTGGGGCAGGCCCTGGCGTCGCCGTGGCAGGCCGTGGATCGCCTGATACCCGACGAACGGGACGGGATCTCCGCCACCTTGATCGAACTGGTGGACCAGGCCGGGTGCGATCTGGTCCTGACCACCGGCGGTACCGGACCGGCACGCCGGGACGTCACGCCGGAAGCGACGCTGGCGGTCGCCACGCGGGAAATGCCGGGCTTCGGCGAGCAGATGCGGCAGATCAGCCTGAAGTTCGTTCCCACGGCGATTCTTTCCCGCCAGGTGGCGGTGTTGCGGGAGACCGCCGACCATGCGGCGCTGATCATCAACCTGCCGGGCCAGCCCAAGGCCATCAAGGAAACCCTGGAAGGACTGCGCGGACAGGACGGCGCGGTGGCCGTGCCGGGGATTTTCGCGGCCGTGCCGTATTGCATCGACCTGATCGGCGGCCCGTACATGGAGACGCGCCCCGAGGTGGTCAAGGCGTTCCGGCCGAAGTCGGCGATACGGGGCTGA
- the mctP gene encoding monocarboxylate uptake permease MctP, whose translation MNDLAQINWTALSVFIFFFVLVTVMGFAASRWQRGDSASHLDEWGLGGRRFGTWITWFLVGGDFYTAYTVIAVPALVYAVGAYGFFALPYTILVYPIVFTIMPRLWRVAQKAGHVTSADVVYARFQSRPLELAIAATGVLATMPYIALQLVGMEVVIKALGLQGELPLAAAFVILALYTYSAGLRAPALIAFVKDLMIYIVVLVAIVLVPAKLGGYSAVFSSAAAGFAAKGGATGLTLKASQFLPYATLALGSALAAFMYPHTLTGIFAAKSADTIRKNAIFLPAYTLLLGLIALLGYMAYAANLHPKTPNDVVPALFNTLFPSWFAGFAFAAIAIGALVPAAVMSIGAANLFTRNFWKAYVNPAVTSEGEAKVAKIVSLVVKVGALVFIVFVPTQFALDLQLLGGVWILQTFPAVVFGLFFGWFRGGPLLLGWLVGLATGTTLAYMDGIKPVHAFVVGGNTYGVYTGLVALLVNIVVAVIAQALVSTFSGAQGARRSA comes from the coding sequence ATGAACGACCTCGCACAAATCAACTGGACCGCCTTGAGCGTGTTCATTTTCTTCTTCGTGCTCGTCACCGTCATGGGTTTCGCCGCCTCGCGCTGGCAGCGGGGCGATTCCGCCTCGCACCTGGATGAGTGGGGCCTGGGCGGACGGCGCTTCGGCACCTGGATCACCTGGTTCCTGGTGGGCGGCGATTTCTACACCGCCTATACGGTCATCGCCGTGCCGGCGCTGGTCTACGCCGTCGGCGCCTATGGCTTCTTCGCGCTGCCGTACACGATACTGGTGTATCCCATCGTCTTCACCATCATGCCGCGCCTGTGGCGCGTGGCGCAGAAGGCCGGGCACGTGACGTCGGCCGACGTGGTCTACGCGCGCTTCCAGTCGCGGCCGCTGGAGCTCGCCATCGCGGCCACCGGCGTGCTCGCGACCATGCCCTATATCGCGCTGCAGCTGGTCGGCATGGAAGTCGTCATCAAGGCATTGGGCCTGCAGGGCGAACTGCCCCTGGCCGCCGCTTTCGTGATCCTGGCGCTCTATACCTATTCGGCGGGCCTGCGCGCGCCCGCGTTGATCGCCTTCGTCAAGGACCTGATGATCTATATCGTGGTCCTGGTGGCCATCGTGCTGGTGCCGGCCAAGCTGGGCGGCTACAGCGCGGTGTTTTCGTCCGCGGCCGCCGGTTTCGCGGCGAAAGGCGGCGCCACGGGGCTGACGCTGAAAGCCTCGCAGTTCCTGCCCTATGCCACGCTGGCGCTGGGCTCGGCCCTGGCGGCGTTCATGTATCCGCACACGCTCACGGGCATTTTCGCCGCCAAGAGCGCCGACACGATACGCAAGAACGCGATCTTCCTGCCGGCCTATACCCTGCTGCTGGGCCTGATCGCCCTGCTGGGCTATATGGCCTACGCGGCGAACCTGCACCCGAAGACGCCCAACGACGTGGTGCCCGCGCTCTTCAATACCTTGTTCCCCAGCTGGTTCGCGGGCTTCGCCTTCGCCGCCATCGCCATCGGCGCGCTGGTGCCGGCGGCGGTGATGTCGATCGGCGCGGCCAATCTGTTCACGCGCAACTTCTGGAAGGCCTACGTCAATCCGGCGGTCACGTCGGAAGGCGAGGCCAAGGTCGCCAAGATCGTGTCGCTGGTGGTCAAGGTCGGCGCGCTGGTCTTCATCGTGTTCGTGCCGACGCAGTTCGCGCTCGATCTGCAGCTGCTGGGCGGCGTGTGGATACTGCAGACCTTCCCGGCGGTGGTGTTCGGCCTGTTCTTCGGCTGGTTCCGTGGCGGTCCGCTGCTGCTGGGCTGGCTGGTGGGCCTGGCCACCGGCACCACGCTGGCGTACATGGACGGCATCAAGCCCGTGCATGCCTTCGTGGTGGGCGGCAATACCTATGGCGTCTATACCGGCCTGGTCGCGCTGCTCGTGAACATCGTGGTCGCCGTCATCGCGCAGGCGCTGGTCAGCACGTTCTCAGGCGCGCAGGGCGCGCGCCGGAGCGCCTGA
- a CDS encoding acyltransferase family protein encodes MGLLRTLFALSVVLDHSPFNDGNMLVGGRLAVQLFYVISGFLISYILTTNKAYESTGRFYENRLLRLFPTYFAVAVVALALNVVANPEFLDVYRRGPNSADLFLVLANLFIFGQDWLMFFGIKGGELTLTGSYADSDVPLYQGLLIPQAWTLGVELSFYLIAPFILRSMRCVVALFLASLALRAVLLHNGVAQSDPWSYRFFPLELALFLAGALSHRLLLPIWQKLSERFHYLPELATGLFVVYALFHFSVTINHNLRDALALAAFTAILPLTFIYQARHRLDKKIGQLSYPIYISHSVALLLVHQATSWMGWTSALLISTLNVLLSLVLAVLLWTMIDSRIDKVRERVKSGAPSGAPARALRA; translated from the coding sequence ATGGGTTTGCTGAGGACGTTATTCGCGCTGTCGGTGGTGCTGGACCACTCCCCTTTCAACGACGGCAACATGCTGGTCGGGGGCCGACTCGCGGTACAGCTTTTCTACGTCATATCCGGTTTTCTGATCTCCTACATCCTTACCACCAACAAGGCCTACGAGAGCACCGGGCGCTTCTACGAGAATCGCCTGCTGCGGCTGTTCCCGACCTATTTCGCGGTCGCCGTCGTCGCGCTGGCGCTGAACGTCGTGGCGAATCCCGAATTCCTGGACGTCTATCGCCGCGGCCCCAACAGCGCGGACCTGTTCCTGGTGCTGGCCAACCTGTTCATCTTCGGCCAGGACTGGCTGATGTTCTTCGGCATCAAGGGTGGCGAGCTGACGTTGACGGGCAGCTATGCCGACAGCGACGTACCGCTGTACCAGGGCCTGCTGATCCCGCAGGCATGGACACTGGGCGTGGAGCTCAGCTTCTACCTGATCGCGCCGTTCATCCTGCGTTCGATGCGCTGCGTGGTGGCGCTGTTCCTGGCGTCGCTGGCCTTGCGGGCGGTGCTGCTGCACAACGGCGTGGCGCAATCGGATCCGTGGAGCTATCGATTCTTCCCGCTTGAACTCGCGCTGTTCCTGGCGGGCGCGCTATCGCATCGGCTCTTGCTGCCGATATGGCAGAAGCTGAGCGAGCGCTTCCATTACCTGCCCGAACTGGCCACGGGCTTGTTCGTGGTGTACGCGCTGTTCCACTTTTCGGTGACGATCAACCACAACCTGCGCGATGCCCTGGCACTGGCCGCCTTCACCGCCATCCTGCCGTTGACCTTCATCTACCAGGCGCGGCACCGGCTGGACAAAAAAATCGGGCAGCTCAGCTACCCGATCTATATCTCGCATTCCGTCGCCCTGCTGCTGGTGCACCAGGCGACCAGCTGGATGGGCTGGACCAGCGCCCTGTTGATTTCCACCTTGAACGTCCTGCTGTCATTGGTGCTGGCCGTGTTGCTGTGGACCATGATAGACAGCAGGATCGACAAGGTGCGCGAACGCGTCAAGAGCGGCGCGCCGTCAGGCGCTCCGGCGCGCGCCCTGCGCGCCTGA
- the infA gene encoding translation initiation factor IF-1 — protein MAKEELIELDGIVDEVLPDARYRVTLDNGVEVGAYASGRLRKHRIRILAGDRVTLEMSPYDLTKGRINFRHKDATPIARQGAPAYRR, from the coding sequence ATGGCGAAAGAAGAATTGATCGAACTCGACGGCATCGTCGACGAAGTACTGCCCGACGCCCGCTACCGCGTCACCTTGGACAATGGCGTGGAAGTCGGCGCGTATGCGTCTGGACGCCTGCGCAAGCACCGTATCCGTATCCTGGCTGGCGATCGCGTCACCCTGGAAATGTCGCCCTACGACCTGACCAAGGGGCGCATCAATTTCCGTCACAAGGACGCCACGCCGATCGCCCGCCAGGGCGCGCCGGCATACCGTCGCTAG
- a CDS encoding HD domain-containing protein: MSEALTLSRIESLFAGYGSAYYGREAITQTEHALQCAALAEQAGETPATIAASLLHDIGHLVMAESTLEDKRHQDIGARALLGLVGESVIAPVRLHVPAKRYLCAVDAEYWSTLSQASKDTLVLQGGPYTAREVEAFERLPYFAEAVRLRRYDDLAKVPGAATPPLRYYLDMLETVAAVDNAA, encoded by the coding sequence ATGTCGGAAGCCTTGACCCTGTCGCGCATCGAAAGCCTGTTCGCGGGCTACGGCAGCGCCTACTACGGCCGCGAGGCCATCACGCAGACCGAGCATGCGCTGCAATGCGCGGCGCTGGCGGAGCAGGCGGGCGAAACGCCGGCCACCATCGCCGCCAGCCTGTTGCACGACATCGGCCATCTGGTCATGGCCGAAAGCACGCTGGAGGACAAGCGCCACCAGGACATCGGCGCCCGCGCGCTGCTGGGCCTGGTGGGCGAGAGCGTGATCGCGCCGGTGCGCCTGCACGTGCCGGCCAAGCGCTATCTGTGCGCGGTGGATGCGGAATACTGGTCCACGCTGTCGCAGGCGTCCAAGGACACCCTGGTGTTGCAGGGCGGTCCTTACACCGCGCGGGAAGTCGAGGCTTTCGAACGCCTGCCTTACTTCGCCGAGGCGGTGCGCCTGCGCCGCTACGACGACCTGGCCAAGGTGCCCGGCGCGGCCACGCCGCCGCTGCGCTATTACCTGGACATGCTGGAGACGGTGGCGGCGGTCG
- a CDS encoding DUF3311 domain-containing protein has protein sequence MWILLLLPFIGLLWVPFYNETLPELFGFPFFYWYQLLWVPITALLTWIVYRSQRHRGDE, from the coding sequence ATGTGGATTCTGCTATTGCTGCCGTTCATCGGCTTGCTCTGGGTGCCCTTCTATAACGAGACATTGCCCGAGCTGTTCGGTTTTCCCTTCTTCTATTGGTACCAGCTGCTCTGGGTGCCCATCACGGCCTTGCTGACGTGGATCGTCTACCGCAGCCAGCGCCACCGGGGAGACGAGTAA
- the phnE gene encoding phosphonate ABC transporter, permease protein PhnE produces MSATLTPARPAPTPAKSSLPTLLVWAIVIAVLAASWHGADMRPMDLFRDSGNMSQFARDFFPPNFRDWRMYLEEMLVTVQIAIWGTFLAIVLAVPMSLLCSSNIVPAWVYQPVRRLMDACRAINEMVFAMLFIVAVGLGPFAGVLALWVHTLGVLAKLFSEAVEAIDPRPVEGVRATGAGAIEEIVFGVIPQVLPLWISYSLYRFESNVRSASVVGIVGAGGIGMVLWEIIRSFQYAQTCAVMIIIILFVTGIDVLSSRIRKVFI; encoded by the coding sequence ATGAGCGCCACCCTGACCCCGGCGCGCCCCGCGCCCACGCCCGCCAAGAGCTCCCTGCCTACCTTGCTGGTATGGGCCATCGTCATCGCCGTGCTGGCCGCGTCGTGGCATGGGGCGGATATGCGCCCCATGGACCTGTTCCGCGATTCCGGCAACATGTCGCAGTTCGCGCGGGATTTCTTCCCGCCGAACTTCCGTGACTGGCGCATGTATCTGGAAGAGATGCTGGTGACGGTGCAGATCGCCATCTGGGGCACTTTCCTGGCGATCGTGCTGGCGGTGCCGATGAGCCTGCTCTGTTCGTCCAACATCGTGCCGGCCTGGGTCTACCAGCCGGTGCGCCGCCTGATGGACGCCTGCCGCGCGATCAACGAAATGGTCTTCGCCATGCTGTTCATCGTGGCGGTGGGCCTGGGTCCGTTCGCGGGCGTGCTGGCTTTGTGGGTGCACACGCTGGGCGTATTGGCCAAGCTGTTCTCCGAGGCCGTCGAAGCCATCGATCCGCGGCCCGTCGAGGGGGTGCGCGCCACCGGCGCCGGCGCCATCGAGGAAATCGTCTTCGGCGTGATCCCGCAGGTGCTGCCGCTGTGGATCTCCTATTCGCTGTACCGCTTCGAATCGAACGTGCGGTCGGCGTCGGTCGTGGGGATCGTCGGCGCGGGCGGGATCGGCATGGTGCTGTGGGAAATCATCCGCAGCTTCCAGTACGCCCAGACCTGCGCGGTGATGATCATCATCATCCTCTTCGTGACGGGCATCGACGTGCTGTCGTCGCGCATCCGCAAAGTGTTCATCTGA